In the Candidatus Electrothrix sp. GW3-4 genome, one interval contains:
- the argF gene encoding ornithine carbamoyltransferase — MNTHLLALQNFTQPQLQAFLERAAVLKKEKQDGLRHQQLAGRKICMLFEKPSTRTRVSFEAAMYEMGGQVIFMSAKESQLGRGEPLKDTARVLARYVDALVVRTFGQEVVEELALFSAVPVINALTDLHHPCQILSDIMTVIEQKGDPSELKIVWIGDGNNMANSWIQAASVLGFSLTLACPRGYDPDPTILEAAQQRAKKTITLLRDPAEAMQDADIVNVDVWASMGQEDEAEKRLAVFQPYQLNKALLAHAAPDAIVLHCLPAHRDEEITEEILEGSQCVAFDQAENKMHMHKAILEYLINGMV; from the coding sequence ATGAATACCCATTTATTAGCGCTCCAGAACTTTACCCAACCACAACTGCAGGCCTTTCTTGAGCGGGCCGCAGTACTAAAAAAAGAAAAACAGGACGGTCTGCGACATCAGCAGCTTGCCGGAAGAAAAATATGCATGCTGTTTGAAAAGCCCTCAACCAGGACCAGGGTATCCTTTGAAGCGGCTATGTATGAGATGGGCGGTCAAGTTATTTTTATGTCGGCCAAGGAAAGCCAGTTAGGGCGGGGAGAGCCTCTCAAAGATACCGCCCGGGTCTTGGCCCGTTACGTCGATGCTCTTGTGGTTCGCACCTTTGGCCAGGAGGTCGTGGAAGAGTTGGCTCTTTTTTCTGCCGTCCCGGTCATCAATGCCCTGACTGACCTGCACCACCCCTGCCAGATTCTCAGTGATATCATGACGGTGATTGAGCAAAAAGGGGACCCGAGTGAGTTAAAGATTGTCTGGATCGGTGATGGCAATAATATGGCCAACTCCTGGATTCAGGCAGCTTCAGTACTCGGTTTTTCTTTGACCCTTGCCTGCCCGAGAGGATATGATCCTGACCCGACCATCCTGGAAGCTGCACAACAGCGGGCAAAGAAAACGATCACGCTGCTCCGGGACCCGGCGGAGGCCATGCAGGATGCAGATATCGTTAATGTGGATGTCTGGGCATCTATGGGCCAGGAAGACGAGGCAGAGAAGCGGCTGGCTGTTTTTCAACCCTATCAACTTAATAAGGCCCTGCTCGCACATGCAGCGCCTGATGCCATTGTTCTTCACTGCCTTCCCGCCCATCGGGATGAAGAAATCACCGAGGAAATCTTAGAAGGCTCCCAATGTGTCGCCTTTGATCAGGCGGAAAATAAAATGCACATGCATAAGGCGATCCTGGAGTATTTAATTAACGGCATGGTCTGA
- a CDS encoding pseudouridine synthase, translating to MERIQKIIAHAGICSRRKAEEYIAEGRVKVDGQPVTQPGLKVDPKLAVITVDGKPLQEEKKIYLLLHKPRGYVTTLSDPQGRPIVTDLLPDIRERLFPVGRLDLDSEGALLLTNDGALANQVLHPRFEVKKTYEATVRDLPKKSELRRLEQGIVLDGKKTWPARLRVLKKKKDVAVIEIIIHEGKKRQVRKMFQAVGHSVIRLKRTAYGRLRLENLSEGRYRFLDKNDVKKLFL from the coding sequence ATGGAAAGAATACAAAAAATCATCGCCCATGCCGGAATCTGCTCCCGGCGCAAGGCTGAAGAATATATTGCAGAAGGCAGGGTCAAGGTTGACGGCCAACCGGTTACTCAGCCGGGGCTCAAAGTTGACCCCAAGCTTGCCGTCATCACTGTGGACGGCAAGCCCTTGCAGGAAGAAAAAAAAATCTACCTTCTTCTCCATAAACCAAGGGGCTACGTCACCACCCTTTCTGATCCCCAGGGCCGCCCGATCGTCACGGATCTCCTCCCTGATATCCGGGAACGACTCTTTCCGGTAGGCAGGCTTGACCTGGACAGTGAAGGGGCCCTCCTCCTGACCAATGACGGTGCCCTGGCCAATCAGGTCCTTCATCCTCGTTTTGAGGTCAAAAAAACCTATGAAGCAACAGTACGGGACCTGCCCAAAAAATCCGAGCTTCGAAGGCTCGAACAAGGTATTGTACTCGACGGTAAAAAAACTTGGCCTGCCCGACTCCGTGTCCTTAAAAAAAAGAAAGATGTAGCTGTGATTGAGATAATAATCCACGAAGGGAAGAAAAGACAGGTCCGAAAGATGTTCCAGGCGGTTGGGCATTCAGTTATTCGTTTAAAACGAACGGCCTACGGCCGATTAAGGCTCGAAAATCTGTCCGAAGGAAGATACCGTTTTTTGGATAAAAATGATGTAAAAAAACTTTTTTTGTAA
- the rimO gene encoding 30S ribosomal protein S12 methylthiotransferase RimO translates to MTIQKKMHLTSLGCAKNLVDSEMMLGSLELEGYTTVEDPAEAELLLINTCGFIRPAVEEAVDEILRLAEYKQDDPTKKLVVTGCMVQRYGKDLQEELPEVDFFVGIDEELEIASLVKGWSPGSPSLFLKGPSSFLADSGVLRRLATPFFRSYLKITEGCDNRCTYCMIPMIRGDLRSRSVQDLIIEAKALEQGGVKELSLIAQDLTAYGDDLKAGENLVSLLEQLLAETEIPWFRLLYLYPSSVSVELLELMAEHPRILPYLDIPFQHVSGPVLQRMGRRYGQQELEQLITTIRRILPDCALRTTMMVGFPGETEDDIEKLIDCLQRWRLDHVGVFPYEAEQGSIAADLPEKVERKVREERFAQVMEVQAEVSAQRLEQYVGRKEVVLVEGVSQETDLLLEGRTRYQAPDIDGCVFINDGIANPGDIVTVEITEAHTYDLVGGITR, encoded by the coding sequence ATGACAATTCAGAAGAAAATGCACCTGACAAGCCTCGGTTGCGCGAAGAATCTGGTCGATTCTGAGATGATGCTCGGCTCGCTTGAGCTCGAAGGATATACGACTGTGGAGGACCCGGCTGAGGCGGAATTGCTCCTTATTAATACCTGCGGATTTATTCGTCCGGCTGTGGAAGAGGCTGTGGATGAAATCCTCCGCCTTGCAGAGTATAAACAGGATGACCCAACGAAAAAATTGGTGGTCACCGGTTGCATGGTCCAGCGTTACGGCAAAGACCTGCAAGAGGAACTCCCTGAGGTGGATTTTTTTGTCGGGATTGATGAGGAACTGGAGATCGCGTCCTTGGTGAAGGGCTGGTCCCCAGGCAGTCCCTCCTTGTTTCTTAAAGGGCCTTCCTCTTTCCTTGCCGATAGCGGTGTGCTGCGCAGATTGGCAACCCCGTTTTTTCGCAGTTATCTCAAAATCACCGAGGGCTGTGATAATCGCTGTACCTATTGCATGATTCCAATGATACGAGGTGACCTCCGCAGCAGATCTGTTCAGGATTTGATTATCGAGGCCAAGGCCCTGGAGCAGGGCGGGGTAAAGGAGCTGTCTCTGATCGCTCAGGATCTGACCGCTTACGGCGATGATCTCAAAGCCGGGGAGAATCTTGTCTCGCTTTTAGAGCAGCTCCTTGCCGAAACAGAAATCCCCTGGTTTCGCCTACTCTACCTCTATCCCTCTTCCGTTTCTGTAGAGCTCCTTGAGTTGATGGCTGAGCACCCCCGTATTCTGCCCTATCTGGATATCCCCTTTCAACATGTCAGTGGTCCTGTCCTACAGAGAATGGGGCGGCGCTACGGGCAACAGGAGCTGGAGCAACTCATCACCACGATCCGCCGGATTTTACCCGACTGTGCCCTGCGCACTACTATGATGGTCGGCTTTCCCGGAGAAACAGAAGATGATATAGAAAAGCTCATTGATTGTCTGCAAAGATGGCGATTAGATCATGTGGGTGTTTTTCCTTACGAGGCGGAACAGGGATCAATCGCAGCTGATTTGCCGGAAAAGGTGGAAAGAAAGGTCCGCGAGGAACGTTTTGCCCAGGTTATGGAGGTGCAGGCGGAGGTCAGCGCACAACGCCTGGAGCAGTATGTCGGAAGGAAAGAGGTCGTTTTGGTCGAAGGAGTGAGTCAGGAGACAGACTTGCTCTTAGAGGGACGAACCCGATATCAGGCGCCAGATATTGACGGTTGTGTCTTTATTAACGATGGGATAGCAAACCCCGGTGATATCGTGACAGTAGAAATCACCGAGGCCCATACATATGATCTGGTCGGCGGAATTACCCGCTAA
- a CDS encoding HU family DNA-binding protein, with amino-acid sequence MNKSELIEALAEKIELPVRETAAITKTIIDAMSNALVEGDSIEIRGFGSFTVKQYGAYTGRNPKSGEKINVAPKKLPFFKVGKDLRERVDAEAKQQDSKKK; translated from the coding sequence ATGAATAAATCGGAACTTATTGAGGCATTAGCCGAAAAAATCGAGCTGCCTGTACGCGAAACTGCCGCAATCACCAAGACCATCATTGATGCAATGAGCAATGCCTTGGTTGAGGGAGATTCCATTGAAATCCGTGGATTCGGAAGTTTTACAGTGAAACAGTACGGAGCCTACACGGGTCGCAACCCGAAATCAGGAGAAAAAATTAATGTCGCTCCGAAAAAGCTGCCCTTTTTCAAGGTGGGCAAGGACCTGAGAGAGCGGGTCGATGCAGAAGCAAAACAGCAGGACAGCAAGAAGAAATAA